The Bacteroidia bacterium genomic interval AAAAGACTGCTTACAAATACTGCTTATAAGCTTCAATTTTAGCGGCAAGTCGACTTTCCAGGTACTCATTCTTCCCCTTAAGCCTGGCCAGGATTAGTATTGCCTCCTCTCGGTAGCTAGCAGCCTTTTCTTTGGTCCAGTGATAAGGAGGTCCTTGCAGATTGGTGATTCGATCAGCCAGTTTTACAATCCCTGCCTCTTTATCACAAGCATTTATACGCTTCAGGCTATCTTCCATTTGTTCTTGCTTCGTAGAAAGGTTTTTGTTTTTGCTTAAAGCCGAAACAGCTTTCGCGACCTTTCCCCCAAAATTTTCCGCTACCTCATCAAAGGTTGCTGCTGTGTCCTCTATGGTATCATGGAGAATGGCTGTCTGTACAGCCAGTTCCAAATCAAAATCCGGTGTTGCAGCATGGGACTGAAGCACTTCCATGGCCACATTGGATATATGCAAAAGGTAATTGGCGGAAGAACCGGGCACTTGTTGATTTGCATGTTTTTCCCCGGCAAATTTCAGGGCTTTCTGATAGATCTCCTGTATCATCGATATTTATATTTCCAGCATTTCCTTGCAGTTTCCCTGACAAGAGTCCGCCACATGTTTCAGCTTTGCTTCCATCTTCTGCAATTCTTTGATCTTTTCTTCAAGGGCTTTCATTTTTCTGTTCATAAGCTCAGACAAAGAAGTACATTGAAGGCCTTCTTGTTCGTCCAATAAGAAAAGCTCCTCGATTTCCTTCAGCGTAAACCCAAAGCTTTTGAGCTGACGGATTGCAAAAAGTCGCTCGATCATAGCCTGATCATAAATACGATAATTGCTTTCTCCTAAAGCCCTCTGCTTTCTCTCAATCAATCCTATCTTTTCATACCACCTCAGGGTATCGGCTGAAAAACCGGTCAGTTTCGAGACTTCTCCTATTCGCATAAAAAAAATGAATTTTTCCTTGACTCTGGAGTATACTCCATGCCTTAGCTTAGCCTAAAAATACAAAGACATGAAAAGAATCCTGAATTTTTCAATCGCTTTCCTTTGGCTCGGCCTTACCATAAGCTTTGCTCAAAGTACAGATTCCCCCAAAAAATCAAATACCATGGATAGTCAATTATTAGTTTGCAAATTAAATGGGCCGGAACTGATCCAAAGAAAACAAGCCCTTCAAAAAGAAGTATTCAGCCAGATGATTTCTTATGAGGAATTGGACAAAGGATTTCTTTTCCGATTCGATTTCGAAGAAAACTTCCTCCTCAAACTGACTGATTATATGCTAGCCGAAAAGAAATGCTGCCCCTTCTTTCAGTATGAGTTGAAGATCAGAGCTCATGCAGAGGGTTTGGAATTGAGAGTTTCGGGAGAGGGAAAGGCGAAGGAGATGTTGAGGAGTTTGATGGAGGACTAAGGTGTTGTAGTGTTGTAGTGTTGTAGTGTTGTAGTGCTTATCAATTTTTCCTTTCGCTGATTCTTGTTTTTCAGCTCTCTTCTCAATGATATCTGATATTCTGGAGAGATGGAAGCTAAATAGGTCAATCCCCAAAGACAGATTCGCGGGCTTGCAATCTCAGGTAGAATTCGAGAACTTATAGAAAAGGATTAATACTACTACAATGAGCTTCTTTAAAGCCTGGGCCATCGTTATGGCCCTGATTTTCTTCAATAGTACCGCCTTTCTTTTTGGCCAGAAAGTCAGTTATTCTCCGGAAGAAATAAGGACATTAAGTCCGGAATGGAAAGGAGAACGATTAGCAGATGGTAGGCCTAAAGTTTCCGATGAGCTTCTGGAACGGCTAAAACTTGTCACCCATGAAGAAGCATGGGCGGTGATGAAAAATGCCAATTATAAATTTCAGTACACCGAGGATTGGCTCGTGATCAATCCAGAAGGCGTTTTGGTAGGGAGGGCGCTGACCGCAGTATTTATGCCAGGCCGTCCTGACGTACACAGAGTCATTGACAGCATCGGGCATGCCGAAGGGAGAATTAAATCTCAGAATTCATGGCCGGTAGATCAATTGCAAGCGGGTGATGTTTATGTGGGCGATCAGTTTGGGCTTCATGTCAATGGTCCTACTATCGGAGATAATCTCGGGAATGCCATTTTCGCCAACTCAGGCAAGGGGATTGTTTACAATGGAGCGATCCGGGATATAGAAGGTCTGCGAGAAATCGAGGGGTTCACAGCCTTTGTCAGGAGTTACCATCCCTCACATCATTTGAATAATCCTGATGGACAACTCAATACTACACTGGTAGGGATCAATATTCCCACCCGGATTGGAGATGTAATGGTTATGCCGGGCGACATTGTTTTGGGAAAGGAAGGAGGTGTGAGTTTTATTCCCCCTCATTTAGTTGAGAAGGTGGTTAAAACCTCAGAGATTGTAAGACTTCGAGACATGTTTGGGCACCAACGCTTAAAAGAAAAAACCTATACGGCAGGTCAAATCGATAATCGATGGACTGCAGAGATCGAAAAGGATTTTTCAAAATGGCTTAACGAACACATTGATGAACTCCCTGTTCCAAAAGCTCAGATCCAAGAATTACTTAAAGAAAGAACCTGGTAATGAAAACGAATCATTCTCGCCGCGAATTTTTAAAGAAATCCAGTATGCTAACTGCCGGGCTCAGCCTGGGAGGATTTGAGGTTCTGGCTGATGCACTGGCAAAGACTTCCCTTTACTCAAGGCCCAGTGATCTAGAGATAACTGACATCAAATGTGGGTTTATTCGAGGAGGTCATGGATTATTTGTCAAAATTTATAGTAATCAGGATATCTGGGGATGCGGAGAGGGAGTAGATGCAACTCCAGGCACCTATCATCTGGTAAAAACATTTGCAGATCGCTTAAAAGGAAAAAGCCCCCTAAATGTTCATCGTCTTTTCGAGGATATTCGTAGGAGAGGCTTTTTCGAAGGAGCTCAATCCGGTATGTATGTAGCTGTTTTATCTGCCATTGAGGCTGCTCTCTGGGACCTCGCAGGTAAAGCCCTGGAATTACCCGTCTATCAGTTGCTAGGAGGGAAATTCAGAGACAAAGTGCGTCTATATATGGATACGGCTTTGTACCAAAGTCGATTACCCGGACCGGAACAGTTTGCCGAGGCTGCCAAAGAAGCAAAGGAAATGGGATTCACAGCCATCAAGTTCGACCTTGATCAGGCCAATGATCCCAATAAATACGACCGCTATAACTGGACAGCGAGTAATGCCGAATTGGAAAGGATGTACGATCAAATTGCAGCGGCAAGAGAAGCTGTGGGACCGGATATCGATATATGTGCGGATATGCATGGTAGATATGATGCCATCAGTGGGCATCAGGTGGCAAAAATGATGGAACCTCTCAAACTTATGTGGTTGGAGGAACCTATCCCCGCAGAAAATGTTGATGCATATAAAGCCATCAAAGCATCCACCTCTACTCCCATTTGTGCCGGAGAAAATCATTATCTGGCTCAGGGATTTCGTCCCCTGCTGGAGAAAGGAGCCGTAGATATCATTATGCCTGATCTACAAAAGGCAGGTGGTCTGGGAGAAGGACAAAGAATCGCCAACCTGGCAAATCTTTATTATGTGCCTTTTGCCCCACATATGGTCGCTTCCTATTTGGGCGCCATGGCCTCCGCCCATGTTTGTGCCTCAGTCCCTAATTTCATGATCCTCGAATGGCAAATTTACTTTCACAAAAATCCCATGTTTAAAGAGATTGTAGATTTTGAAGGGGAAATGGTTATTGATGGTTTTCTTCCCCTCTCTGAGAAGCCGGGAATAGGCGTAGAGATCAATGAAGAAGCTATGAGGAAATATGCGACGAAAGGCATGCCTTTTTTCGAATAGCTAGACTAATTTTTTTGACTCCATTCCACAAAAGCATCCATTATTTCCGGCCAATGTGCTTTCTCATAATTGGTCCTGCCATTCTCAACTTCGAAGAAATTGTGTTCCAAATAAGGATAGCGATGGAAACTCAGGTTTTCTTTCCCGGTCTGGATAAAAAATAAAGGAATGATATCGCATAGGTCCGAACTTCGATCCTCGGTCCCATAGGCCAGATAAATAGGAATTTCCAAGTCAAGCCAATCCTGATAAAAAGGGTAGGAGAAACTCCTCCAGGCCAGAAATTCCGGATGATTCTCTAAAGAATCCTCTGTATGGACCAATCGAAAGAAATCATAGGTTTCCTCCATAAGTTGATTGGCATCTTCCCAATCCTTCTTGCCCATCTGCACATCTAATCGGGCTTGTCGGATAAATTGGTCAATCCGGCCAAAGGGATTAGGGGAAAAAAGTCCTAAATGACTGACACGTTTATCTACTTTTGCCAATGTTGCAGCTACCTTTGATCCCTGAGAATGGCCTCCAAGGAGCAGACGATCTGTGGTAACCCATGATTGTTCCAGAAGAAAATCAAGAACTTTCTGAGCTCTCAATACATAATTTTCCAGATAATCTGATTCAAGAAATACCTTTGCGGGTGCTGCTGGATTTTCAGGATCCGGTCCATAGGCAAAATTAGGAGCCAAGTCTTCCTGATTGACGATCAAAGGTGTATGAGGCATGGAAATCACAATCACGTGATAGGTCTCCCGAATTTTTTCAAGATCAAAATTCGCAATTCCTCCTCCCTGCATAAATAAACCATGACCTTTAATCCGAATAAATAAAGGAATGGGCAATGATCCCTGGCAAAACAGAAAAATCGGCTTTTTCTCGGAAAGGCTGCTATCTGCCAGAATAAAATCGATGGGATTATCTGGCTCCCCCAATTGAAAATGCAA includes:
- a CDS encoding MerR family transcriptional regulator, which codes for MRIGEVSKLTGFSADTLRWYEKIGLIERKQRALGESNYRIYDQAMIERLFAIRQLKSFGFTLKEIEELFLLDEQEGLQCTSLSELMNRKMKALEEKIKELQKMEAKLKHVADSCQGNCKEMLEI
- a CDS encoding mandelate racemase/muconate lactonizing enzyme family protein — protein: MKTNHSRREFLKKSSMLTAGLSLGGFEVLADALAKTSLYSRPSDLEITDIKCGFIRGGHGLFVKIYSNQDIWGCGEGVDATPGTYHLVKTFADRLKGKSPLNVHRLFEDIRRRGFFEGAQSGMYVAVLSAIEAALWDLAGKALELPVYQLLGGKFRDKVRLYMDTALYQSRLPGPEQFAEAAKEAKEMGFTAIKFDLDQANDPNKYDRYNWTASNAELERMYDQIAAAREAVGPDIDICADMHGRYDAISGHQVAKMMEPLKLMWLEEPIPAENVDAYKAIKASTSTPICAGENHYLAQGFRPLLEKGAVDIIMPDLQKAGGLGEGQRIANLANLYYVPFAPHMVASYLGAMASAHVCASVPNFMILEWQIYFHKNPMFKEIVDFEGEMVIDGFLPLSEKPGIGVEINEEAMRKYATKGMPFFE
- a CDS encoding RraA family protein; the protein is MALIFFNSTAFLFGQKVSYSPEEIRTLSPEWKGERLADGRPKVSDELLERLKLVTHEEAWAVMKNANYKFQYTEDWLVINPEGVLVGRALTAVFMPGRPDVHRVIDSIGHAEGRIKSQNSWPVDQLQAGDVYVGDQFGLHVNGPTIGDNLGNAIFANSGKGIVYNGAIRDIEGLREIEGFTAFVRSYHPSHHLNNPDGQLNTTLVGINIPTRIGDVMVMPGDIVLGKEGGVSFIPPHLVEKVVKTSEIVRLRDMFGHQRLKEKTYTAGQIDNRWTAEIEKDFSKWLNEHIDELPVPKAQIQELLKERTW
- a CDS encoding HD domain-containing protein; amino-acid sequence: MIQEIYQKALKFAGEKHANQQVPGSSANYLLHISNVAMEVLQSHAATPDFDLELAVQTAILHDTIEDTAATFDEVAENFGGKVAKAVSALSKNKNLSTKQEQMEDSLKRINACDKEAGIVKLADRITNLQGPPYHWTKEKAASYREEAILILARLKGKNEYLESRLAAKIEAYKQYL